In the genome of Vanacampus margaritifer isolate UIUO_Vmar chromosome 1, RoL_Vmar_1.0, whole genome shotgun sequence, one region contains:
- the pan2 gene encoding PAN2-PAN3 deadenylation complex catalytic subunit PAN2 isoform X2, whose product MMNYEGLDSGMGDYSPSLHGTLDPGLEPSLDPHINPNLLQGVEIDADGLAVTVPEPVHLMEGMFSELHSVVSEVGVPVTATHFDLQEEMLWMGNHRGHATSFFGSTMGRYSSFQVHATDDIRHIQSLETGVLFLSKCNLKCCTRGGLVMFDYPMEEGADMHSLLMTDNNMLLMGGLQNYVAEVDLNTVQETQKFTVEVPGVAIMRQTGRFFFCGHTSGKVTLRDLRTFKTEHEFDAFSGSLSDFDVHGNLLAACGFSSRGLNGLACDRFLMVYDLRMMRAVTPLQVHVDPVFLRFIPTYTSRLAIISQTGQCQFCEPTGLANVADIFHVNTVGQLLMSFDVSSSKQALAFGDSGGCAHLWSDTPDVSFNDYSRETEFALPCLVDTLPQLDWNHDLLPLSLIPMTLTSTEPLLSDWPAALATPSPRRAPPVDPEILRTIKTVGFIGYAANPRARPRNQVPYKIKDVEQDYDSYNQVPESPIGRDEEPHLYMVPKKYRKVTIKYSKLGLEDFDFKHYNKTLFAGLEPHIPNAYCNCMIQVLYFLEPIRCLVQDHLCQKEFCLACELGFLFHMLDLSRGDPCQASNFLRAFRTIPEASALGLILADSDEQTGKARLGRLIQSWNRFILTQLHQETQEQEGPQAYRGASSSSLGSSGESAIGKLFGCEVENSSLCRCGKETVRSSLTLLFTMHYPEQNTQEKMIKEYDFAEILKKSICLEQSTQAWCENCEKYQPTVQTRNIRCLPDVLVINCEVNSAKEAEFWKVQAEYAFTKARKKEESEPAMPKEPPPMPTEWCLDGEDVCNTEGFTRLEDLRHMWIPLTLKMSISKTQGLEISSWPEAEELSDTEEADGASLYDLVVTVPHVLDARTGGNLVAHIKVGETYHQRKEGVTHQQWYLFNDFLIEPIDKTEAAQFDMSWKVPAILYYAKRNYHTKYDLRIKNPIDASVLLTEASLARKQRKSHATFIPLMVSEMPQAGDLVGLDAEFVTLNQEEAELRSDGTKSTIKPSQMSVARITCVRGQGPNEGVPFIDDYISTQEQVVDYLTQYSGIKPGDLDAKISSKHLTTLKSTYLKLRFLIDTGVRFVGHGLQKDFRVINLLVLKDQVIDTVYLFHLPRKRMISLRFLAWYFLDLSIQGETHDSIEDARTALQLYRKYLEVSRGGGSDEVRKVLKGLYEKGRQMDWKVPDGDSGDGRGAAVFPPVIGL is encoded by the exons ATGATGAACTATGAGGGTCTGGACTCTGGGATGGGGGACTATTCTCCGAGCCTTCACGGGACTCTGGATCCTGGTTTGGAGCCCTCCCTGGATCCCCACATCAACCCCAACCTCCTGCAGGGTGTTGAGATTGATGCAGACGGTCTGGCCGTGACAGTCCCTGAACCTGTGCATCTCATGGAGGGCATGTTTTCTGAGCTGCACAGTGTCGTCTCTGAAGTTGGCGTCCCTGTTACAGCCACACATTTTGACCTACAGGAAGAAATGCTTTGGATGGGAAACCACAGA GGTCACGCTACGTCATTCTTTGGCTCCACGATGGGCCGCTACTCTTCTTTTCAAGTTCATGCAACTGATGATATTCGACACATTCAGAGTTTGGAAACAGGCGTGCTGTTCCTCTCAAAGTGTAACCTCAAATGCTGTACTCGTGGGGGCCTCGTCATGTTTGATTATCC GATGGAGGAAGGCGCTGATATGCATAGTCTCCTTATGactgacaacaatatgttgCTAATGGGAGGACTACAAAACTATGTAGCTGAAGTTGACTTGAATACAGTTCAGGAAACTCAAAAG TTCACCGTGGAGGTCCCCGGAGTTGCAATCATGCGCCAAACTGGTCGCTTTTTCTTCTGTGGGCACACTTCAGGCAAG GTGACACTTCGTGACCTGCGTACGTTCAAGACGGAGCATGAGTTTGACGCCTTCTCGGGCAGCCTGTCAGATTTCGACGTACACGGCAACCTCTTGGCCGCCTGCGGCTTCTCCAGCCGAGGACTGAACGGGTTGGCTTGCGACCGCTTCCTCATGGTGTACGACCTCCGCATGATGCGAGCTGTTACGCCACTTCAAGTGCATGTGGACCCGGTCTTCTTGCGCTTCATTCCTACGTACACATCACGCTTGGCCATTATCTCACAGACAG GTCAGTGCCAATTCTGCGAGCCCACTGGACTCGCCAACGTGGCGGATATTTTTCACGTGAACACCGTGGGCCAGTTGCTGATGAGCTTTGACGTATCATCCAGCAAGCAAGCTTTAGCTTTCGGGGACTCTGGGGGATGCGCGCACCTGTGGTCGGACACTCCCGATGTTTCGTTCAATGACTACTCTCGGGAGACGGAGTTTGCTCTGCCCTGCCTTGTGGACACGCTGCCTCAGCTGGATTGGAACCACGACCTGCTGCCGCTTTCTCTCATCCCCATGACACTCACCAGCACGGAGCCGCTGTTGTCAGACTGGCCCGCCGCGCTGGCCACGCCCAGCCCCAG acGAGCTCCTCCTGTGGACCCAGAAATCCTGCGGACAATAAAGACCGTTGGATTCATCGGATATGCAGCAAACCCGCGCGCTCGTCCCCGGAACCAG GTTccctacaaaataaaagacgTTGAGCAGGATTACGACAGTTACAACCAGGTTCCAGAATCACCGATTGGGCGTGACGAAGAGCCACATCTCTACATGGTGCCCAAAAAATATAGAAAG GTGACAATTAAATACTCCAAACTGGGACTGGAAGATTTTGACTTCAAACATTACAACAAAACCTTGTTCGCCGGCCTTGAGCCTCATATCCCCAATGCATACTGTAACTGCATGATCCAG GTTTTATATTTCCTGGAGCCAATTCGCTGTCTGGTGCAGGATCATTTGTGTCAGAAGGAGTTCTGTTTGGCCTGCGAGCTTGGCTTCCTCTTCCACATGTTGGATTTGTCGCGAGGAGATCCATGTCAG GCAAGTAATTTCTTGCGGGCATTCCGCACCATCCCCGAAGCGTCGGCGCTGGGCCTGATCCTCGCCGACTCCGACGAGCAAACGGGGAAGGCCAGACTCGGGCGCTTAATCCAAAGCTGGAACCGCTTCATTCTCACACAACTGCACCAGGAGACTCAAGAGCAGGAGGGGCCACAGGCCTACAGGGGGGCCAGCAGCAG CTCTCTGGGCTCGTCCGGTGAGTCTGCCATCGGGAAGCTGTTTGGGTGCGAGGTGGAGAACAGCAGCCTGTGTCGCTGTGGGAAGGAGACCGTTCGCTCCTCTCTCACCTTGCTCTTCACAATGCACTACCCCGAGCAGAACACTCAAG AGAAAATGATAAAGGAGTACGACTTTGCCGAGATCCTGAAGAAGAGCATCTGTCTGGAGCAGAGCACGCAGGCGTGGTGCGAAAACTGTGAAAAGTATCAACCCACA GTCCAGACACGCAACATTCGATGTCTCCCCGATGTTTTGGTGATAAACTGTGAGGTGAACAGCGCTAAAGAGGCGGAATTTTGGAAGGTCCAGGCAGAG TACGCCTTCACTAAggccagaaaaaaagaggaatcgGAGCCTGCCATGCCTAAAGAACCCCCGCCCATGCCCACCGAGTGGTGCCTGGA CGGCGAGGACGTTTGCAACACGGAGGGCTTCACCCGGCTGGAGGACCTGAGACACATGTGGATCCCGCTCACGTTGAAGATGTCCATCAGCAAAACCCAAGGACTGGAAATCAGCAGCTGGCCAGAAGCGGAGGAG CTGAGTGACACCGAGGAGGCCGATGGCGCGTCCCTCTACGACTTGGTGGTGACCGTGCCGCATGTCCTTGACGCTCGCACAGGTGGGAACTTGGTGGCGCACATCAAAGTGGGAGAAACGTATCACCAGAGAAAAGAG GGAGTCACGCACCAGCAGTGGTACCTTTTCAACGATTTCCTCATCGAGCCCATCGACAAG ACCGAAGCTGCGCAATTCGACATGAGCTGGAAAGTGCCCGCCATCTTGTATTACGCCAAGAGAAACTACCACACCAAATACGACCTTCGCA TTAAGAACCCCATCGACGCCAGCGTTCTGCTGACGGAGGCCTCGCTGGCTCGCAAGCAGAGGAAGAGTCACGCCACCTTCATCCCACTGATGGTCAGCGAGATGCCGCAGGCGGGCGACCTGGTGGGCCTGGACGCGGAGTTTGTTACGCTCAACCAG GAAGAGGCGGAGCTACGCAGTGACGGCACTAAGTCGACCATCAAGCCCAGCCAGATGTCCGTGGCCAGGATCACGTGCGTGCGGGGACAGGGGCCCAATGAGGGCGTGCCCTTCATCGACGACTACATCTCTACGCAGGAGCAG GTGGTGGACTACTTGACTCAGTATTCCGGCATCAAACCGGGTGACCTGGATGCGAAGATCTCCTCCAAGCATTTGACCACGCTCAAGTCCACCTACCTCAAGCTGCGTTTCCTTATCGACACGGGAGTCCGCTTTGTCGGTCACGGCTTACAGAAGGATTTCCGAGTTATCAATTTATTG GTGCTCAAAGACCAAGTCATCGACACGGTCTACCTTTTCCATTTGCCTCGGAAGAGGATGATATCACTGCGGTTTCTCGCCTGGTACTTTCTTG ACCTCAGCATTCAGGGGGAAACCCATGACAGCATAGAGGACGCTCGCACGGCCCTGCAGCTGTACAGGAAGTATTTAGAAGTGAGTCGTGGAGGCGGCTCCGACGAAGTCAGGAAGGTCCTGAAGGGACTGTATGAAAAAGGCCGGCAGATGGACTGGAAAGTCCCAGACGGGGACTCGGGAGATGGTCGAG GTGCTGCGGTGTTTCCTCCTGTCATCGGCCTGTGA
- the pan2 gene encoding PAN2-PAN3 deadenylation complex catalytic subunit PAN2 isoform X1: MMNYEGLDSGMGDYSPSLHGTLDPGLEPSLDPHINPNLLQGVEIDADGLAVTVPEPVHLMEGMFSELHSVVSEVGVPVTATHFDLQEEMLWMGNHRGHATSFFGSTMGRYSSFQVHATDDIRHIQSLETGVLFLSKCNLKCCTRGGLVMFDYPMEEGADMHSLLMTDNNMLLMGGLQNYVAEVDLNTVQETQKFTVEVPGVAIMRQTGRFFFCGHTSGKVTLRDLRTFKTEHEFDAFSGSLSDFDVHGNLLAACGFSSRGLNGLACDRFLMVYDLRMMRAVTPLQVHVDPVFLRFIPTYTSRLAIISQTGQCQFCEPTGLANVADIFHVNTVGQLLMSFDVSSSKQALAFGDSGGCAHLWSDTPDVSFNDYSRETEFALPCLVDTLPQLDWNHDLLPLSLIPMTLTSTEPLLSDWPAALATPSPRRAPPVDPEILRTIKTVGFIGYAANPRARPRNQVPYKIKDVEQDYDSYNQVPESPIGRDEEPHLYMVPKKYRKVTIKYSKLGLEDFDFKHYNKTLFAGLEPHIPNAYCNCMIQVLYFLEPIRCLVQDHLCQKEFCLACELGFLFHMLDLSRGDPCQASNFLRAFRTIPEASALGLILADSDEQTGKARLGRLIQSWNRFILTQLHQETQEQEGPQAYRGASSSSLGSSGESAIGKLFGCEVENSSLCRCGKETVRSSLTLLFTMHYPEQNTQEKMIKEYDFAEILKKSICLEQSTQAWCENCEKYQPTVQTRNIRCLPDVLVINCEVNSAKEAEFWKVQAEYAFTKARKKEESEPAMPKEPPPMPTEWCLDGEDVCNTEGFTRLEDLRHMWIPLTLKMSISKTQGLEISSWPEAEELSDTEEADGASLYDLVVTVPHVLDARTGGNLVAHIKVGETYHQRKEGVTHQQWYLFNDFLIEPIDKTEAAQFDMSWKVPAILYYAKRNYHTKYDLRIKNPIDASVLLTEASLARKQRKSHATFIPLMVSEMPQAGDLVGLDAEFVTLNQEEAELRSDGTKSTIKPSQMSVARITCVRGQGPNEGVPFIDDYISTQEQVVDYLTQYSGIKPGDLDAKISSKHLTTLKSTYLKLRFLIDTGVRFVGHGLQKDFRVINLLVLKDQVIDTVYLFHLPRKRMISLRFLAWYFLDLSIQGETHDSIEDARTALQLYRKYLEVSRGGGSDEVRKVLKGLYEKGRQMDWKVPDGDSGDGRGSPKSAAVFPPVIGL; this comes from the exons ATGATGAACTATGAGGGTCTGGACTCTGGGATGGGGGACTATTCTCCGAGCCTTCACGGGACTCTGGATCCTGGTTTGGAGCCCTCCCTGGATCCCCACATCAACCCCAACCTCCTGCAGGGTGTTGAGATTGATGCAGACGGTCTGGCCGTGACAGTCCCTGAACCTGTGCATCTCATGGAGGGCATGTTTTCTGAGCTGCACAGTGTCGTCTCTGAAGTTGGCGTCCCTGTTACAGCCACACATTTTGACCTACAGGAAGAAATGCTTTGGATGGGAAACCACAGA GGTCACGCTACGTCATTCTTTGGCTCCACGATGGGCCGCTACTCTTCTTTTCAAGTTCATGCAACTGATGATATTCGACACATTCAGAGTTTGGAAACAGGCGTGCTGTTCCTCTCAAAGTGTAACCTCAAATGCTGTACTCGTGGGGGCCTCGTCATGTTTGATTATCC GATGGAGGAAGGCGCTGATATGCATAGTCTCCTTATGactgacaacaatatgttgCTAATGGGAGGACTACAAAACTATGTAGCTGAAGTTGACTTGAATACAGTTCAGGAAACTCAAAAG TTCACCGTGGAGGTCCCCGGAGTTGCAATCATGCGCCAAACTGGTCGCTTTTTCTTCTGTGGGCACACTTCAGGCAAG GTGACACTTCGTGACCTGCGTACGTTCAAGACGGAGCATGAGTTTGACGCCTTCTCGGGCAGCCTGTCAGATTTCGACGTACACGGCAACCTCTTGGCCGCCTGCGGCTTCTCCAGCCGAGGACTGAACGGGTTGGCTTGCGACCGCTTCCTCATGGTGTACGACCTCCGCATGATGCGAGCTGTTACGCCACTTCAAGTGCATGTGGACCCGGTCTTCTTGCGCTTCATTCCTACGTACACATCACGCTTGGCCATTATCTCACAGACAG GTCAGTGCCAATTCTGCGAGCCCACTGGACTCGCCAACGTGGCGGATATTTTTCACGTGAACACCGTGGGCCAGTTGCTGATGAGCTTTGACGTATCATCCAGCAAGCAAGCTTTAGCTTTCGGGGACTCTGGGGGATGCGCGCACCTGTGGTCGGACACTCCCGATGTTTCGTTCAATGACTACTCTCGGGAGACGGAGTTTGCTCTGCCCTGCCTTGTGGACACGCTGCCTCAGCTGGATTGGAACCACGACCTGCTGCCGCTTTCTCTCATCCCCATGACACTCACCAGCACGGAGCCGCTGTTGTCAGACTGGCCCGCCGCGCTGGCCACGCCCAGCCCCAG acGAGCTCCTCCTGTGGACCCAGAAATCCTGCGGACAATAAAGACCGTTGGATTCATCGGATATGCAGCAAACCCGCGCGCTCGTCCCCGGAACCAG GTTccctacaaaataaaagacgTTGAGCAGGATTACGACAGTTACAACCAGGTTCCAGAATCACCGATTGGGCGTGACGAAGAGCCACATCTCTACATGGTGCCCAAAAAATATAGAAAG GTGACAATTAAATACTCCAAACTGGGACTGGAAGATTTTGACTTCAAACATTACAACAAAACCTTGTTCGCCGGCCTTGAGCCTCATATCCCCAATGCATACTGTAACTGCATGATCCAG GTTTTATATTTCCTGGAGCCAATTCGCTGTCTGGTGCAGGATCATTTGTGTCAGAAGGAGTTCTGTTTGGCCTGCGAGCTTGGCTTCCTCTTCCACATGTTGGATTTGTCGCGAGGAGATCCATGTCAG GCAAGTAATTTCTTGCGGGCATTCCGCACCATCCCCGAAGCGTCGGCGCTGGGCCTGATCCTCGCCGACTCCGACGAGCAAACGGGGAAGGCCAGACTCGGGCGCTTAATCCAAAGCTGGAACCGCTTCATTCTCACACAACTGCACCAGGAGACTCAAGAGCAGGAGGGGCCACAGGCCTACAGGGGGGCCAGCAGCAG CTCTCTGGGCTCGTCCGGTGAGTCTGCCATCGGGAAGCTGTTTGGGTGCGAGGTGGAGAACAGCAGCCTGTGTCGCTGTGGGAAGGAGACCGTTCGCTCCTCTCTCACCTTGCTCTTCACAATGCACTACCCCGAGCAGAACACTCAAG AGAAAATGATAAAGGAGTACGACTTTGCCGAGATCCTGAAGAAGAGCATCTGTCTGGAGCAGAGCACGCAGGCGTGGTGCGAAAACTGTGAAAAGTATCAACCCACA GTCCAGACACGCAACATTCGATGTCTCCCCGATGTTTTGGTGATAAACTGTGAGGTGAACAGCGCTAAAGAGGCGGAATTTTGGAAGGTCCAGGCAGAG TACGCCTTCACTAAggccagaaaaaaagaggaatcgGAGCCTGCCATGCCTAAAGAACCCCCGCCCATGCCCACCGAGTGGTGCCTGGA CGGCGAGGACGTTTGCAACACGGAGGGCTTCACCCGGCTGGAGGACCTGAGACACATGTGGATCCCGCTCACGTTGAAGATGTCCATCAGCAAAACCCAAGGACTGGAAATCAGCAGCTGGCCAGAAGCGGAGGAG CTGAGTGACACCGAGGAGGCCGATGGCGCGTCCCTCTACGACTTGGTGGTGACCGTGCCGCATGTCCTTGACGCTCGCACAGGTGGGAACTTGGTGGCGCACATCAAAGTGGGAGAAACGTATCACCAGAGAAAAGAG GGAGTCACGCACCAGCAGTGGTACCTTTTCAACGATTTCCTCATCGAGCCCATCGACAAG ACCGAAGCTGCGCAATTCGACATGAGCTGGAAAGTGCCCGCCATCTTGTATTACGCCAAGAGAAACTACCACACCAAATACGACCTTCGCA TTAAGAACCCCATCGACGCCAGCGTTCTGCTGACGGAGGCCTCGCTGGCTCGCAAGCAGAGGAAGAGTCACGCCACCTTCATCCCACTGATGGTCAGCGAGATGCCGCAGGCGGGCGACCTGGTGGGCCTGGACGCGGAGTTTGTTACGCTCAACCAG GAAGAGGCGGAGCTACGCAGTGACGGCACTAAGTCGACCATCAAGCCCAGCCAGATGTCCGTGGCCAGGATCACGTGCGTGCGGGGACAGGGGCCCAATGAGGGCGTGCCCTTCATCGACGACTACATCTCTACGCAGGAGCAG GTGGTGGACTACTTGACTCAGTATTCCGGCATCAAACCGGGTGACCTGGATGCGAAGATCTCCTCCAAGCATTTGACCACGCTCAAGTCCACCTACCTCAAGCTGCGTTTCCTTATCGACACGGGAGTCCGCTTTGTCGGTCACGGCTTACAGAAGGATTTCCGAGTTATCAATTTATTG GTGCTCAAAGACCAAGTCATCGACACGGTCTACCTTTTCCATTTGCCTCGGAAGAGGATGATATCACTGCGGTTTCTCGCCTGGTACTTTCTTG ACCTCAGCATTCAGGGGGAAACCCATGACAGCATAGAGGACGCTCGCACGGCCCTGCAGCTGTACAGGAAGTATTTAGAAGTGAGTCGTGGAGGCGGCTCCGACGAAGTCAGGAAGGTCCTGAAGGGACTGTATGAAAAAGGCCGGCAGATGGACTGGAAAGTCCCAGACGGGGACTCGGGAGATGGTCGAGGTAGCCCAAAAA GTGCTGCGGTGTTTCCTCCTGTCATCGGCCTGTGA